Proteins encoded by one window of Lathyrus oleraceus cultivar Zhongwan6 chromosome 1, CAAS_Psat_ZW6_1.0, whole genome shotgun sequence:
- the LOC127110828 gene encoding uncharacterized protein LOC127110828, whose translation MKTTSANTKKRSSSVKTSSVKCPKSEDSQHFSVTLHHGGEFYRVFEEEIIYRGGTDTTVNGIHVSNWNMDNIEKLLSRLGYKADCVRVWTKVLEIQDGFFLIRKDDDAVDDFALYFSAMNVKGDLYVEHSTGNMDPADREPKCVNDDDHPPDNGIDGLDEEKVEGLDDSEDERATAYFDGFEGIDVTKPIREEPNNSMEEPNKSMDSDDVYYSDELNSSDPDDSCDEERPKYARFRKEHLNKDFIFKWGMEFNTLDDFRAAIREWSVLNGREISFVKNEGDRVRVVCKHKCGFLVLCSKVGHKETFAIKTLVHKHTCARVLNNKSASSKWVAKHVVKRMQTSDTVRIRDIIQDMRQTYSVGITVAKAWRAKLIAKKIIEGDADNQYASIWRYAEELRRVNHGNTVKINVERPSPSIQPRFGSFYFCFDGCKKGFIHGCRPFVGVDGCHLKTKYGGQLLIAVGRDANDQYFPLAFGVVENETKESWRWFI comes from the exons atgaagacAACCTCAGCGAATACGAAGAAGCGATCCAGCTCAGTGAAGACGAGCTCAGTGAAGTGTCCAAAGTCCGAG GATTCACAACACTTTAGTGTTACACTCCACCATGGGGGTGAATTTTACAGGGTTTTTGAAGAAGAAATTATATACAGAGGGGGTACGGATACGACAGTTAATGGGATACATGTTTCAAATTGGAACATGGATAACATTGAGAAGTTGTTGAGTAGGTTAGGGTATAAGGCTGATTGTGTTAGGGTATGGACAAAAGTTTTAGAAATTCAAGATGGTTTTTTTCTGATTAGGAAAGATGATGATGCTGTTGATGATTTTGCTCTATACTTTAGTGCAATGAATGTGAAAGGAGATTTGTATGTTGAACATAGTACTGGGAACATGGACCCTGCTGATAGGGAACctaaatgtgtgaatgatgatgaccACCCCCCTGATAATGGAATTGATGGGTTAGATGAGGAGAAGGTAGAGGGGTTAGATGACAGTGAAGATGAAAGAGCTACTGCTTACTTTGATGGTTTTGAAGGAATAGATGTTACTAAGCCTATTAGGGAGGAGCCCAATAACAGTATGGAGGAGCCCAATAAGAGTATGGATTCAGATGATGTATACTATAGTGATGAGTTGAATAGTTCTGACCCAGATGATTCTTGTGATGAAGAAAGGCCCAAGTATGCTAGGTTTAGGAAAGAGCATCTAAACAAAGACTTTATATTCAAGTGGGGTATGGAATTCAACACACTTGATGACTTTAGGGCAGCTATCCGTGAGTGGTCAGTGCTTAATGGGAGGGAAATTTCTTTTGTGAAAAATGAGGGAGATAGGGTAAGGGTGGTGTGTAAGCATAAATGTGGGTTTTTAGTCTTATGCTCTAAGGTGGGCCACAAGGAGACTTTTGCTATAAAAACACTTGTACATAAGCACACATGTGCTAGGGTTTTGAACAACAAGTCTGCTAGCTCAAAGTGGGTGGCCAAGCATGTGGTAAAGAGGATGCAAACTTCTGATACAGTCAGGATAAGAGACATCATCCAAGATATGAGGCAAACATATTCTGTGGGTATTACTGTTGCAAAAGCATGGAGGGCTAAGCTAATTGCCAAGAAGATAATTGAAGGTGATGCTGACAATCAGTATGCTTCCATATGGAGGTATGCAGAAGAACTAAGAAGGGTAAACCATGGCAACACTGTGAAGATAAATGTAGAAAGACCTAGTCCATCCATACAACCAAGGTTTGGGTcattttatttctgttttgatggCTGTAAGAAAGGCTTTATTCATGGATGCAGACCATTTGTGGGGGTTGATGGATGTCACTTAAAGACCAAGTATGGTGGACAGTTACTTATTGCTGTAGGCAGGGATGCTAATGATCAATACTTCCCTTTGGCATTTGGTGTGGTTGAAAATGAAACAAAGGAGAGTTGGAGATGGTTTATATAA
- the LOC127074808 gene encoding amino acid permease 8 isoform X3 has product MMSADQLNSHLMELELDDDGRIKRTGNVTTATTHIITVVVGAGVLALSWAMAQLGWILDPINGKRNYTYMQAVKVYLGGNMHMVCGSILYAKLAGITVGYTITSSISLAAVEKIVCVHRKGHEVDCSSSLNPYTVGFGILQMFLSQIPNFHELTWLSTIAAITSFGYVFIAIALCLSRLISGKWAPTSITGIKVGPELSLEDKVMRMCSSMGNIALACTYATVIYDIMDTLKSHPPENQQMKRVNVIGVTAMTMIFLLCSCLGYAAFGDHTPGNIFVAFYEPYWLVALGDIFVVIHVVGAYQVLGQPFFRFIEMSASTKWPKSSFINKEHPISLGNATIDLNLFRLIWRTIFVIFATTVAMAMPFFNQFLSLLGAVGFGPLVVIFPIQMHIAQNHIRKLSLKWCLLQCLNCIFLLVSLAATVASVHEISQNLHKYKIFAYKQ; this is encoded by the exons ATGATGAGTGCTGATCAATTAAACTCTCATCTTATGGAACTAGAACTCGACGATGATGGCAGAATCAAAAGAACAGGAAATGTAACAACAGCTACGACACATATAATAACAGTAGTAGTTGGAGCAGGAGTTTTAGCACTATCATGGGCCATGGCTCAACTAGGATGGATCCTTG ATCCAATCAATGGAAAAAGAAACTATACTTATATGCAAGCTGTGAAGGTTTACTTAGGTGGAAATATGCATATGGTTTGTGGATCGATTTTGTATGCTAAACTTGCTGGAATTACAGTTGGTTATACCATAACTTCGTCTATAAGTTTGGCAGCGGTAGAGAAAATTGTTTGTGTTCATAGAAAAGGACATGAAGTTGATTGTAGTAGCTCTTTAAATCCCTACACTGTTGGTTTTGGGATATTGCAGATGTTCTTGTCTCAAATTCCTAACTTTCATGAATTGACTTGGCTTTCGACGATTGCTGCTATTACGTCATTTGGTTATGTGTTCATCGCGATTGCTCTGTGTCTTTCGCGATTAATCTCAG GAAAATGGGCACCAACCAGCATAACCGGAATTAAAGTGGGGCCGGAACTATCTCTTGAAGATAAAGTGATGAGGATGTGCAGTTCAATGGGAAACATAGCACTTGCTTGCACTTATGCTACGGTTATTTACGATATAATG GACACCTTAAAATCACATCCACCCGAAAATCAACAAATGAAAAGGGTTAATGTGATAGGAGTAACGGCAATGACAATGATATTCCTCCTATGTAGCTGTCTTGGCTATGCCGCATTTGGCGACCACACACCGGGAAACATTTTTGTTGCATTTTATGAACCATATTGGTTGGTTGCACTTGGAGACATATTCGTCGTAATCCATGTGGTTGGAGCATATCAAGTGTTGGGACAACCATTCTTTCGTTTTATTGAAATGAGTGCTAGCACTAAATGGCCCAAATCAAGTTTCATAAACAAAGAACATCCAATTAGTTTAGGCAATGCAACAATTGATTTGAACTTGTTTAGGCTAATTTGGAGAACAATATTTGTGATTTTTGCGACCACTGTTGCCATGGCAATGCCTTTTTTCAATCAATTTCTTTCTCTACTTGGAGCAGTTGGGTTTGGACCTTTAGTTGTGATCTTTCCTATACAAATGCACATTGCGCAAAATCATATAAGAAAACTGTCACTCAAGTGGTGTTTGCTGCAATGTTTGAACTGCATATTTTTGCTTGTTTCATTGGCAGCTACTGTTGCTTCAGTTCATGAAATTAGTCAAAATCTGCACAAATACAAGATTTTTGCTTACAAACAATAG
- the LOC127074808 gene encoding amino acid permease 8 isoform X5 translates to MGHGSTRMDPWFPDPINGKRNYTYMQAVKVYLGGNMHMVCGSILYAKLAGITVGYTITSSISLAAVEKIVCVHRKGHEVDCSSSLNPYTVGFGILQMFLSQIPNFHELTWLSTIAAITSFGYVFIAIALCLSRLISGKWAPTSITGIKVGPELSLEDKVMRMCSSMGNIALACTYATVIYDIMDTLKSHPPENQQMKRVNVIGVTAMTMIFLLCSCLGYAAFGDHTPGNIFVAFYEPYWLVALGDIFVVIHVVGAYQVLGQPFFRFIEMSASTKWPKSSFINKEHPISLGNATIDLNLFRLIWRTIFVIFATTVAMAMPFFNQFLSLLGAVGFGPLVVIFPIQMHIAQNHIRKLSLKWCLLQCLNCIFLLVSLAATVASVHEISQNLHKYKIFAYKQ, encoded by the exons ATGGGCCATGGCTCAACTAGGATGGATCCTTG GTTTCCAGATCCAATCAATGGAAAAAGAAACTATACTTATATGCAAGCTGTGAAGGTTTACTTAGGTGGAAATATGCATATGGTTTGTGGATCGATTTTGTATGCTAAACTTGCTGGAATTACAGTTGGTTATACCATAACTTCGTCTATAAGTTTGGCAGCGGTAGAGAAAATTGTTTGTGTTCATAGAAAAGGACATGAAGTTGATTGTAGTAGCTCTTTAAATCCCTACACTGTTGGTTTTGGGATATTGCAGATGTTCTTGTCTCAAATTCCTAACTTTCATGAATTGACTTGGCTTTCGACGATTGCTGCTATTACGTCATTTGGTTATGTGTTCATCGCGATTGCTCTGTGTCTTTCGCGATTAATCTCAG GAAAATGGGCACCAACCAGCATAACCGGAATTAAAGTGGGGCCGGAACTATCTCTTGAAGATAAAGTGATGAGGATGTGCAGTTCAATGGGAAACATAGCACTTGCTTGCACTTATGCTACGGTTATTTACGATATAATG GACACCTTAAAATCACATCCACCCGAAAATCAACAAATGAAAAGGGTTAATGTGATAGGAGTAACGGCAATGACAATGATATTCCTCCTATGTAGCTGTCTTGGCTATGCCGCATTTGGCGACCACACACCGGGAAACATTTTTGTTGCATTTTATGAACCATATTGGTTGGTTGCACTTGGAGACATATTCGTCGTAATCCATGTGGTTGGAGCATATCAAGTGTTGGGACAACCATTCTTTCGTTTTATTGAAATGAGTGCTAGCACTAAATGGCCCAAATCAAGTTTCATAAACAAAGAACATCCAATTAGTTTAGGCAATGCAACAATTGATTTGAACTTGTTTAGGCTAATTTGGAGAACAATATTTGTGATTTTTGCGACCACTGTTGCCATGGCAATGCCTTTTTTCAATCAATTTCTTTCTCTACTTGGAGCAGTTGGGTTTGGACCTTTAGTTGTGATCTTTCCTATACAAATGCACATTGCGCAAAATCATATAAGAAAACTGTCACTCAAGTGGTGTTTGCTGCAATGTTTGAACTGCATATTTTTGCTTGTTTCATTGGCAGCTACTGTTGCTTCAGTTCATGAAATTAGTCAAAATCTGCACAAATACAAGATTTTTGCTTACAAACAATAG
- the LOC127074808 gene encoding amino acid permease 8 isoform X2, translated as MMSADQLNSHLMELELDDDGRIKRTGNVTTATTHIITVVVGAGVLALSWAMAQLGWILGITNPINGKRNYTYMQAVKVYLGGNMHMVCGSILYAKLAGITVGYTITSSISLAAVEKIVCVHRKGHEVDCSSSLNPYTVGFGILQMFLSQIPNFHELTWLSTIAAITSFGYVFIAIALCLSRLISGKWAPTSITGIKVGPELSLEDKVMRMCSSMGNIALACTYATVIYDIMDTLKSHPPENQQMKRVNVIGVTAMTMIFLLCSCLGYAAFGDHTPGNIFVAFYEPYWLVALGDIFVVIHVVGAYQVLGQPFFRFIEMSASTKWPKSSFINKEHPISLGNATIDLNLFRLIWRTIFVIFATTVAMAMPFFNQFLSLLGAVGFGPLVVIFPIQMHIAQNHIRKLSLKWCLLQCLNCIFLLVSLAATVASVHEISQNLHKYKIFAYKQ; from the exons ATGATGAGTGCTGATCAATTAAACTCTCATCTTATGGAACTAGAACTCGACGATGATGGCAGAATCAAAAGAACAGGAAATGTAACAACAGCTACGACACATATAATAACAGTAGTAGTTGGAGCAGGAGTTTTAGCACTATCATGGGCCATGGCTCAACTAGGATGGATCCTTGGTATAACAA ATCCAATCAATGGAAAAAGAAACTATACTTATATGCAAGCTGTGAAGGTTTACTTAGGTGGAAATATGCATATGGTTTGTGGATCGATTTTGTATGCTAAACTTGCTGGAATTACAGTTGGTTATACCATAACTTCGTCTATAAGTTTGGCAGCGGTAGAGAAAATTGTTTGTGTTCATAGAAAAGGACATGAAGTTGATTGTAGTAGCTCTTTAAATCCCTACACTGTTGGTTTTGGGATATTGCAGATGTTCTTGTCTCAAATTCCTAACTTTCATGAATTGACTTGGCTTTCGACGATTGCTGCTATTACGTCATTTGGTTATGTGTTCATCGCGATTGCTCTGTGTCTTTCGCGATTAATCTCAG GAAAATGGGCACCAACCAGCATAACCGGAATTAAAGTGGGGCCGGAACTATCTCTTGAAGATAAAGTGATGAGGATGTGCAGTTCAATGGGAAACATAGCACTTGCTTGCACTTATGCTACGGTTATTTACGATATAATG GACACCTTAAAATCACATCCACCCGAAAATCAACAAATGAAAAGGGTTAATGTGATAGGAGTAACGGCAATGACAATGATATTCCTCCTATGTAGCTGTCTTGGCTATGCCGCATTTGGCGACCACACACCGGGAAACATTTTTGTTGCATTTTATGAACCATATTGGTTGGTTGCACTTGGAGACATATTCGTCGTAATCCATGTGGTTGGAGCATATCAAGTGTTGGGACAACCATTCTTTCGTTTTATTGAAATGAGTGCTAGCACTAAATGGCCCAAATCAAGTTTCATAAACAAAGAACATCCAATTAGTTTAGGCAATGCAACAATTGATTTGAACTTGTTTAGGCTAATTTGGAGAACAATATTTGTGATTTTTGCGACCACTGTTGCCATGGCAATGCCTTTTTTCAATCAATTTCTTTCTCTACTTGGAGCAGTTGGGTTTGGACCTTTAGTTGTGATCTTTCCTATACAAATGCACATTGCGCAAAATCATATAAGAAAACTGTCACTCAAGTGGTGTTTGCTGCAATGTTTGAACTGCATATTTTTGCTTGTTTCATTGGCAGCTACTGTTGCTTCAGTTCATGAAATTAGTCAAAATCTGCACAAATACAAGATTTTTGCTTACAAACAATAG
- the LOC127074808 gene encoding amino acid permease 8 isoform X1, giving the protein MMSADQLNSHLMELELDDDGRIKRTGNVTTATTHIITVVVGAGVLALSWAMAQLGWILGITSMFIFSSISVFTYGLMADCYRFPDPINGKRNYTYMQAVKVYLGGNMHMVCGSILYAKLAGITVGYTITSSISLAAVEKIVCVHRKGHEVDCSSSLNPYTVGFGILQMFLSQIPNFHELTWLSTIAAITSFGYVFIAIALCLSRLISGKWAPTSITGIKVGPELSLEDKVMRMCSSMGNIALACTYATVIYDIMDTLKSHPPENQQMKRVNVIGVTAMTMIFLLCSCLGYAAFGDHTPGNIFVAFYEPYWLVALGDIFVVIHVVGAYQVLGQPFFRFIEMSASTKWPKSSFINKEHPISLGNATIDLNLFRLIWRTIFVIFATTVAMAMPFFNQFLSLLGAVGFGPLVVIFPIQMHIAQNHIRKLSLKWCLLQCLNCIFLLVSLAATVASVHEISQNLHKYKIFAYKQ; this is encoded by the exons ATGATGAGTGCTGATCAATTAAACTCTCATCTTATGGAACTAGAACTCGACGATGATGGCAGAATCAAAAGAACAGGAAATGTAACAACAGCTACGACACATATAATAACAGTAGTAGTTGGAGCAGGAGTTTTAGCACTATCATGGGCCATGGCTCAACTAGGATGGATCCTTGGTATAACAAGTATGTTCATCTTTTCATCCATTTCTGTTTTTACCTACGGTCTTATGGCTGATTGCTATAGGTTTCCAGATCCAATCAATGGAAAAAGAAACTATACTTATATGCAAGCTGTGAAGGTTTACTTAGGTGGAAATATGCATATGGTTTGTGGATCGATTTTGTATGCTAAACTTGCTGGAATTACAGTTGGTTATACCATAACTTCGTCTATAAGTTTGGCAGCGGTAGAGAAAATTGTTTGTGTTCATAGAAAAGGACATGAAGTTGATTGTAGTAGCTCTTTAAATCCCTACACTGTTGGTTTTGGGATATTGCAGATGTTCTTGTCTCAAATTCCTAACTTTCATGAATTGACTTGGCTTTCGACGATTGCTGCTATTACGTCATTTGGTTATGTGTTCATCGCGATTGCTCTGTGTCTTTCGCGATTAATCTCAG GAAAATGGGCACCAACCAGCATAACCGGAATTAAAGTGGGGCCGGAACTATCTCTTGAAGATAAAGTGATGAGGATGTGCAGTTCAATGGGAAACATAGCACTTGCTTGCACTTATGCTACGGTTATTTACGATATAATG GACACCTTAAAATCACATCCACCCGAAAATCAACAAATGAAAAGGGTTAATGTGATAGGAGTAACGGCAATGACAATGATATTCCTCCTATGTAGCTGTCTTGGCTATGCCGCATTTGGCGACCACACACCGGGAAACATTTTTGTTGCATTTTATGAACCATATTGGTTGGTTGCACTTGGAGACATATTCGTCGTAATCCATGTGGTTGGAGCATATCAAGTGTTGGGACAACCATTCTTTCGTTTTATTGAAATGAGTGCTAGCACTAAATGGCCCAAATCAAGTTTCATAAACAAAGAACATCCAATTAGTTTAGGCAATGCAACAATTGATTTGAACTTGTTTAGGCTAATTTGGAGAACAATATTTGTGATTTTTGCGACCACTGTTGCCATGGCAATGCCTTTTTTCAATCAATTTCTTTCTCTACTTGGAGCAGTTGGGTTTGGACCTTTAGTTGTGATCTTTCCTATACAAATGCACATTGCGCAAAATCATATAAGAAAACTGTCACTCAAGTGGTGTTTGCTGCAATGTTTGAACTGCATATTTTTGCTTGTTTCATTGGCAGCTACTGTTGCTTCAGTTCATGAAATTAGTCAAAATCTGCACAAATACAAGATTTTTGCTTACAAACAATAG
- the LOC127074808 gene encoding amino acid permease 8 isoform X4 produces MGHGSTRMDPWYNKFPDPINGKRNYTYMQAVKVYLGGNMHMVCGSILYAKLAGITVGYTITSSISLAAVEKIVCVHRKGHEVDCSSSLNPYTVGFGILQMFLSQIPNFHELTWLSTIAAITSFGYVFIAIALCLSRLISGKWAPTSITGIKVGPELSLEDKVMRMCSSMGNIALACTYATVIYDIMDTLKSHPPENQQMKRVNVIGVTAMTMIFLLCSCLGYAAFGDHTPGNIFVAFYEPYWLVALGDIFVVIHVVGAYQVLGQPFFRFIEMSASTKWPKSSFINKEHPISLGNATIDLNLFRLIWRTIFVIFATTVAMAMPFFNQFLSLLGAVGFGPLVVIFPIQMHIAQNHIRKLSLKWCLLQCLNCIFLLVSLAATVASVHEISQNLHKYKIFAYKQ; encoded by the exons ATGGGCCATGGCTCAACTAGGATGGATCCTTGGTATAACAA GTTTCCAGATCCAATCAATGGAAAAAGAAACTATACTTATATGCAAGCTGTGAAGGTTTACTTAGGTGGAAATATGCATATGGTTTGTGGATCGATTTTGTATGCTAAACTTGCTGGAATTACAGTTGGTTATACCATAACTTCGTCTATAAGTTTGGCAGCGGTAGAGAAAATTGTTTGTGTTCATAGAAAAGGACATGAAGTTGATTGTAGTAGCTCTTTAAATCCCTACACTGTTGGTTTTGGGATATTGCAGATGTTCTTGTCTCAAATTCCTAACTTTCATGAATTGACTTGGCTTTCGACGATTGCTGCTATTACGTCATTTGGTTATGTGTTCATCGCGATTGCTCTGTGTCTTTCGCGATTAATCTCAG GAAAATGGGCACCAACCAGCATAACCGGAATTAAAGTGGGGCCGGAACTATCTCTTGAAGATAAAGTGATGAGGATGTGCAGTTCAATGGGAAACATAGCACTTGCTTGCACTTATGCTACGGTTATTTACGATATAATG GACACCTTAAAATCACATCCACCCGAAAATCAACAAATGAAAAGGGTTAATGTGATAGGAGTAACGGCAATGACAATGATATTCCTCCTATGTAGCTGTCTTGGCTATGCCGCATTTGGCGACCACACACCGGGAAACATTTTTGTTGCATTTTATGAACCATATTGGTTGGTTGCACTTGGAGACATATTCGTCGTAATCCATGTGGTTGGAGCATATCAAGTGTTGGGACAACCATTCTTTCGTTTTATTGAAATGAGTGCTAGCACTAAATGGCCCAAATCAAGTTTCATAAACAAAGAACATCCAATTAGTTTAGGCAATGCAACAATTGATTTGAACTTGTTTAGGCTAATTTGGAGAACAATATTTGTGATTTTTGCGACCACTGTTGCCATGGCAATGCCTTTTTTCAATCAATTTCTTTCTCTACTTGGAGCAGTTGGGTTTGGACCTTTAGTTGTGATCTTTCCTATACAAATGCACATTGCGCAAAATCATATAAGAAAACTGTCACTCAAGTGGTGTTTGCTGCAATGTTTGAACTGCATATTTTTGCTTGTTTCATTGGCAGCTACTGTTGCTTCAGTTCATGAAATTAGTCAAAATCTGCACAAATACAAGATTTTTGCTTACAAACAATAG
- the LOC127074802 gene encoding uncharacterized protein LOC127074802, translated as MCEWIRKYLMNRLSTSASKLENWPHKVMPIPRRRLDNEVFNSGHWLPTWSIAETFQVTHSYNTHEFIVDIAKRSCSCNFWELVGIPCRHAVAALSYRKQNPDEFVDACYTREKFALCYGFSVSPINGQDMWPEVEMEPPLPPAYKNGPSRPKKIRIRESGEDGARKRRSGVAYKCTKCDNFGHNAMTCKATTQDPNALKRKRKPKKGHVPTATDMPTANDMPTASDMPAPTATDMTVPTNVPVPTDPQPPTDMPVPTIMSQTGSSVAASITKQSRKRVEKKPIIKRRQSERIKLSWFKRPITGEGISSDKPITLPENEDIPTSK; from the exons ATGTGTGAGTGGATAAGAAAATATCTGATGAATAGGTTATCCACCTCTGCAAGTAAACTAGAAAATTGGCCACATAAGGTGATGCCAATACCTAGGAGAAGGTTAGATAATGAGGTGTTCAATAGTGGTCATTGGTTGCCAACATGGTCAATTGCTGAGACTTTTCAGGTTACACATAGTTACAACACACATGAATTTATTGTTGACATTGCTAAAAGGTCATGTAGTTGTAATTTTTGGGAATTAGTAGGAATTCCATGTAGGCATGCTGTAGCTGCTCTGAGTTATAGAAAGCAAAACCCTGATGAATTTGTTGATGCTTGTTACACAAGAGAAAAGTTTGCACTATGTTATGGATTTTCAGTAAGTCCAATCAATGGTCAAGATATGTGGCCAGAAGTTGAGATGGAACCACCTCTACCACCTGCATATAAAAATGGTCCTAGTAGACCTAAGAAGATTAGGATAAGAGAAAGTGGAGAGGATGGTGCAAGGAAGAGAAGATCTGGTGTTGCATATAAGTGCACCAAATGTGATAATTTTGGTCACAATGCTATGACTTGTAAGGCTACCACTCAGGATCCCAATGCACTTAAAAGAAAG AGAAAACCTAAAAAAGGACATGTGCCAACTGCAACTGATATGCCAACTGCAAATGATATGCCAACTGCATCTGATATGCCTGCCCCAACTGCAACTGATATGACTGTTCCAACAAATGTGCCTGTTCCAACTGATCCACAGCCTCCAACTGATATGCCTGTTCCAACTATTATGAGTCAAACAGGATCTAGTGTGGCTGCCTCAATCACAAAACAATCCAGAAAAAGGGTTGAAAAAAAACCTATCATCAAAAGAAGGCAAAGTGAGAGGATCAAGTTGAGTTGGTTTAAAAGACCCATAACAGGTGAAGGAATATCTAGTGACAAACCAATTACCCTACCAGAAAATGAAGACATACCCACTTCAAAATGA
- the LOC127110844 gene encoding protein MAIN-LIKE 1-like, translating to MVPESPEVPEAPEGPHIDVPMPPRVIEADESGSSQVAEADELMPPQVFRGGPIELSLLSLYSNHTAKHIWNKEDRDPLKIINHAWKITGLPQPTDKWFQAALSLFGMKDLCKTNCVTVNQGMLNAFVERWHTETSSFHITLCEISITLDNVSCLLHLSIGEKLLDHGRISKDETLKLMVDYLGLDLEASMREMEKTIWAHARFEFLKKVALVSGGLSSNWKKLSFV from the exons ATGGTTCCCGAGTCACCAGAGGTACCTGAGGCACCAGAGGGACCTCATATTGATGTGCCAATGCCACCTCGGGTTATTGAGGCTGACGAGTCAGGGTCATCTCAGGTTGCTGAGGCTGATGAACTAATGCCACCTCAAGTATTTAGAGGAGGCCCTATAGAGTTGTCATTGTTGTCTCTTTATTCGAACCATACTGCCAAACATATCTGGAACAAAGAG GACCGTGATCCGCTAAAAATTATTAACCATGCGTGGAAGATTACTGGCTTGCCTCAGCCAACTGACAAGTGGTTTCAGGCTGCTTTGTCTCTATTTGGGATGAAGGACTTGTGCAAGACCAATTGTGTTACGGTTAACCAAGGTATGCTTAATGCATTCGTGGAGAGATGGCACACTGAGACGTCATCATTTCATATAACACTTTGTGAGATATCTATCACACTCGATAATGTGTCGTGTTTGCTGCATCTTTCGATTGGGGAGAAACTTCTAGATCATGGGAGGATTAGCAAAGATGAGACACTTAAGTTGATGGTAGACTATCTTGGACTTGACCTAGAGGCTTCCATGAGGGAGATGGAAAAAACCATATGGGCTCATGCTAGGTTTGAATTCCTGAAAAAG GTTGCCCTAGTATCTGGTGGTCTGAGTTCCAATTGGAAAAAACTTAGCTTCGTGTAA